One window of the Carassius auratus strain Wakin chromosome 20, ASM336829v1, whole genome shotgun sequence genome contains the following:
- the LOC113120823 gene encoding frizzled-3-like isoform X1, protein MDLLWVLYSMLTVCVAINMDATGSHSMFTCEPITLRMCQGLAYNTTFMPNLLNHYDQQTAALAMEPFHPMVNLECSTEIRPFLCALYAPVCTEYGHVTLPCRRLCQRAKSDCYKLMDMFGVSWPDEMECSRFPDCDESYPRAVDLLPSSDGTEESPSSVQRDYGFWCPRELKIEPDLGYSFMGVRDCSPPCPNMYFRKDELIFARYFIGVVSIVCLSATLFTFLTFLIDVGRFRYPERPIIFYAVCYMMVSLVFFLGFLLEDRVSCNAASPGRFRASTVTQGSHNKACTLLFMTLYFFTMAGSVWWVILTITWFLAAVPKWGSEAIEKKALLFHAVAWGVPGALTITLMAMNKIEGDSMSGVCFVGLYDLMALRWFLLVPLALDVVVGVVLLLAGIAALNRVRMEIPLEKENQDKLVKFMIRIGVFSVLYLVPLLTVIGCCLYEQSHRAVWETTWVQERCREYHIPCPFKVEQTSKPDIALFLIKYLMMLVVGVPSVFWVGSKKTCFEWASFFNGQRRKDSMVHESRQVLQEPDFTQLLLRDPNIPVVRKSRGTSTQGTSTHASSTHLAMLDEPPSASTSHAGSMRSKSSSFHGSLHRSRDERYTACSYRGVEERLPHGSTLRLNDPLQHCGINRLDSHSRHGSLQRLESQSRHSSMRDLTITAQAVQSSPGNGIHRVKEEDATKA, encoded by the exons CCCTTTCATCCCATGGTGAACTTGGAGTGCTCTACTGAAATTCGCCCATTCCTGTGTGCCCTTTACGCACCCGTGTGCACCGAGTACGGCCACGTGACCCTGCCATGTCGGCGCCTGTGCCAGCGTGCCAAGAGTGATTGCTACAAGCTGATGGacatgtttggggtcagttggCCCGATGAGATGGAGTGTAGCAG GTTTCCAGATTGTGATGAGTCTTACCCCCGAGCGGTAGACCTGCTCCCGAGCAGTGACGGGACAGAGGAATCTCCCTCATCGGTTCAGCGGGACTATGGCTTCTGGTGCCCACGAGAGCTGAAGATCGAGCCTGACTTGGGTTACTCGTTCATGGGTGTGCGCGACTGCTCGCCTCCCTGCCCAAACATGTACTTCCGTAAAGACGAGCTCATCTTCGCCCGCTATTTCATTGGTGTTGTCTCCATAGTCTGCCTGTCGGCGACGCTCTTCACCTTCCTGACCTTCCTCATCGATGTTGGCCGTTTTCGCTATCCGGAGCGGCCCATCATCTTCTACGCGGTCTGCTACATGATGGTGTCCCTGGTCTTCTTCCTGGGTTTCCTGCTGGAGGATCGCGTGTCATGCAACGCGGCTAGCCCGGGGCGTTTCCGTGCCTCCACCGTCACCCAGGGCTCCCACAACAAGGCCTGCACGCTGCTCTTCATGACGCTCTACTTCTTCACCATGGCAGGAAGCGTTTGGTGGGTCATCCTCACCATCACCTGGTTCCTGGCGGCCGTTCCCAAATGGGGAAGTGAAGCTATCGAGAAGAAGGCTTTGCTGTTCCATGCGGTGGCTTGGGGCGTCCCAGGAGCCCTTACCATCACCCTCATGGCTATGAACAAAATCGAGGGTGACAGCATGAGTGGCGTTTGTTTCGTGGGGCTCTATGATCTCATGGCTTTGCGCTGGTTCCTCTTGGTGCCTCTCGCATTGGATGTGGTCGTAGGTGTGGTGCTTCTGTTAGCAGGTATTGCCGCGCTAAATAGGGTCCGGATGGAGATTCCCCTCGAGAAGGAGAACCAGGACAAACTTGTGAAGTTCATGATCCGGATCGGCGTGTTCTCCGTCCTGTATCTGGTGCCTCTGCTGACTGTTATTGGATGCTGTCTGTATGAACAGAGCCACAGAGCAGTTTGGGAGACCACCTGGGTGCAGGAACGCTGTAGAGAGTATCACATCCCCTGCCCATTCAAG GTCGAACAAACGAGCAAGCCAGATATCGCCTTGTTCCTCATCAAGTACCTGATGATGCTGGTGGTGGGAGTCCCCTCAGTGTTTTGGGTCGGCAGTAAAAAGACCTGCTTCGAGTGGGCCAGTTTCTTTAATGGACAGCGCAGGAAAGA CAGCATGGTGCACGAGAGCAGGCAGGTGCTGCAGGAGCCCGACTTCACCCAGCTCCTCCTCAGGGACCCCAACATCCCAGTGGTGAGGAAGTCTCGAGGCACCTCGACACAGGGCACCTCCACCCATGCCTCTTCCACACACCTTGCCATGTTGGACGAGCCCCCCAGCGCCAGCACCAGCCACGCGGGGAGCATGCGCAGCAAATCAAGCAGCTTCCACGGCAGTCTGCATCGCTCCAGAGACGAGAG GTACACAGCTTGTAGTTATCGTGGCGTTGAGGAACGTCTCCCTCACGGGAGCACCCTGCGCCTTAATGATCCGCTCCAGCACTGTGGCATCAACCGTCTCGACAGCCATTCACGGCACGGCAGCCTTCAGCGCCTGGAGAGCCAATCACGACACAGCAGCATGCGAGACCTCACCATCACAGCACAGGCCGTCCAGAGCAGCCCTGGCAACGGCATTCACCGCGTCAAAGAGGAGGATGCCACCAAGGCGTGA
- the LOC113120823 gene encoding frizzled-3-like isoform X2 encodes MDLLWVLYSMLTVCVAINMDATGSHSMFTCEPITLRMCQGLAYNTTFMPNLLNHYDQQTAALAMEPFHPMVNLECSTEIRPFLCALYAPVCTEYGHVTLPCRRLCQRAKSDCYKLMDMFGVSWPDEMECSRFPDCDESYPRAVDLLPSSDGTEESPSSVQRDYGFWCPRELKIEPDLGYSFMGVRDCSPPCPNMYFRKDELIFARYFIGVVSIVCLSATLFTFLTFLIDVGRFRYPERPIIFYAVCYMMVSLVFFLGFLLEDRVSCNAASPGRFRASTVTQGSHNKACTLLFMTLYFFTMAGSVWWVILTITWFLAAVPKWGSEAIEKKALLFHAVAWGVPGALTITLMAMNKIEGDSMSGVCFVGLYDLMALRWFLLVPLALDVVVGVVLLLAGIAALNRVRMEIPLEKENQDKLVKFMIRIGVFSVLYLVPLLTVIGCCLYEQSHRAVWETTWVQERCREYHIPCPFKVEQTSKPDIALFLIKYLMMLVVGVPSVFWVGSKKTCFEWASFFNGQRRKDMVHESRQVLQEPDFTQLLLRDPNIPVVRKSRGTSTQGTSTHASSTHLAMLDEPPSASTSHAGSMRSKSSSFHGSLHRSRDERYTACSYRGVEERLPHGSTLRLNDPLQHCGINRLDSHSRHGSLQRLESQSRHSSMRDLTITAQAVQSSPGNGIHRVKEEDATKA; translated from the exons CCCTTTCATCCCATGGTGAACTTGGAGTGCTCTACTGAAATTCGCCCATTCCTGTGTGCCCTTTACGCACCCGTGTGCACCGAGTACGGCCACGTGACCCTGCCATGTCGGCGCCTGTGCCAGCGTGCCAAGAGTGATTGCTACAAGCTGATGGacatgtttggggtcagttggCCCGATGAGATGGAGTGTAGCAG GTTTCCAGATTGTGATGAGTCTTACCCCCGAGCGGTAGACCTGCTCCCGAGCAGTGACGGGACAGAGGAATCTCCCTCATCGGTTCAGCGGGACTATGGCTTCTGGTGCCCACGAGAGCTGAAGATCGAGCCTGACTTGGGTTACTCGTTCATGGGTGTGCGCGACTGCTCGCCTCCCTGCCCAAACATGTACTTCCGTAAAGACGAGCTCATCTTCGCCCGCTATTTCATTGGTGTTGTCTCCATAGTCTGCCTGTCGGCGACGCTCTTCACCTTCCTGACCTTCCTCATCGATGTTGGCCGTTTTCGCTATCCGGAGCGGCCCATCATCTTCTACGCGGTCTGCTACATGATGGTGTCCCTGGTCTTCTTCCTGGGTTTCCTGCTGGAGGATCGCGTGTCATGCAACGCGGCTAGCCCGGGGCGTTTCCGTGCCTCCACCGTCACCCAGGGCTCCCACAACAAGGCCTGCACGCTGCTCTTCATGACGCTCTACTTCTTCACCATGGCAGGAAGCGTTTGGTGGGTCATCCTCACCATCACCTGGTTCCTGGCGGCCGTTCCCAAATGGGGAAGTGAAGCTATCGAGAAGAAGGCTTTGCTGTTCCATGCGGTGGCTTGGGGCGTCCCAGGAGCCCTTACCATCACCCTCATGGCTATGAACAAAATCGAGGGTGACAGCATGAGTGGCGTTTGTTTCGTGGGGCTCTATGATCTCATGGCTTTGCGCTGGTTCCTCTTGGTGCCTCTCGCATTGGATGTGGTCGTAGGTGTGGTGCTTCTGTTAGCAGGTATTGCCGCGCTAAATAGGGTCCGGATGGAGATTCCCCTCGAGAAGGAGAACCAGGACAAACTTGTGAAGTTCATGATCCGGATCGGCGTGTTCTCCGTCCTGTATCTGGTGCCTCTGCTGACTGTTATTGGATGCTGTCTGTATGAACAGAGCCACAGAGCAGTTTGGGAGACCACCTGGGTGCAGGAACGCTGTAGAGAGTATCACATCCCCTGCCCATTCAAG GTCGAACAAACGAGCAAGCCAGATATCGCCTTGTTCCTCATCAAGTACCTGATGATGCTGGTGGTGGGAGTCCCCTCAGTGTTTTGGGTCGGCAGTAAAAAGACCTGCTTCGAGTGGGCCAGTTTCTTTAATGGACAGCGCAGGAAAGA CATGGTGCACGAGAGCAGGCAGGTGCTGCAGGAGCCCGACTTCACCCAGCTCCTCCTCAGGGACCCCAACATCCCAGTGGTGAGGAAGTCTCGAGGCACCTCGACACAGGGCACCTCCACCCATGCCTCTTCCACACACCTTGCCATGTTGGACGAGCCCCCCAGCGCCAGCACCAGCCACGCGGGGAGCATGCGCAGCAAATCAAGCAGCTTCCACGGCAGTCTGCATCGCTCCAGAGACGAGAG GTACACAGCTTGTAGTTATCGTGGCGTTGAGGAACGTCTCCCTCACGGGAGCACCCTGCGCCTTAATGATCCGCTCCAGCACTGTGGCATCAACCGTCTCGACAGCCATTCACGGCACGGCAGCCTTCAGCGCCTGGAGAGCCAATCACGACACAGCAGCATGCGAGACCTCACCATCACAGCACAGGCCGTCCAGAGCAGCCCTGGCAACGGCATTCACCGCGTCAAAGAGGAGGATGCCACCAAGGCGTGA